A genomic segment from Capra hircus breed San Clemente chromosome 15, ASM170441v1, whole genome shotgun sequence encodes:
- the LOC102180954 gene encoding olfactory receptor 51J1-like, protein MRNSSSTLEALPTTFILVGIPGLEAEHIWISIPFCLMYTIIFLGNGTILHVIRTDTALHQPMYLFLAMLALVEVGVSASTLPTVLGVFLFGITEISFSACLLQMFSIHSFSIMESAVLLSMSVDRFVAIYNPLRYTAILTVPRIFGMAASIGLKSIVLMAPLTILLRHLTFCGHNILSHSYCLHPNLIHLPCGDTTINNIYGLFIVTSTFGLDSLLIVVSYGFILHTVLSIATGEGRRKALSTCSSHVCAVFSYYVPMIGLSMVHRLGYHVSPLLHAMMANAYLFLPPVVNPIVYSIKTKEIRRGISWILSEKKARV, encoded by the coding sequence ATGAGGAACTCCAGTAGTACTTTGGAGGCCCTACCTACAACGTTCATTCTGGTTGGCATCCCAGGACTGGAGGCAGAGCACATCTGGATATCCATCCCCTTCTGCTTGATGTACACTATCATCTTCCTTGGGAATGGCACCATTCTTCATGTCATCAGGACAGACACTGCCCTACACCAGCCCATGTACCTTTTCCTTGCCATGCTGGCACTGGTTGAAGTCGGTGTCTCTGCATCCACTCTGCCTACGGTGCTAGGTGTTTTCCTTTTTGGTATCACCGAGATTAGTTTCAGTGCATGCCTTCTCCAGATGTTCTCCATCCATTCTTTCTCCATTATGGAGTCTGCTGTGTTGCTCTCCATGTCTGTTGACCGATTTGTGGCCATCTACAACCCACTGCGCTATACAGCCATTTTAACTGTGCCCCGCATTTTTGGCATGGCAGCTAGTATTGGGTTGAAAAGCATTGTGCTCATGGCCCCACTGACCATTCTCCTAAGGCACCTGACCTTCTGCGGTCATAATATCCTCTCCCATTCCTATTGTCTTCACCCCAACCTTATCCACCTGCCTTGTGGGGACACTACTATCAACAATATCTATGGGCTTTTCATCGTTACTTCCACCTTTGGGCTTGATTCACTCCTCATTGTGGTCTCCTATGGGTTCATACTCCACACTGTACTAAGCATTGCCACTGGGGAGGGGCGGAGGAAAGCACTCAGCACATGTAGCTCACATGTCTGTGCTGTATTCTCTTACTATGTGCCTATGATTGGCTTGTCCATGGTGCACCGCCTTGGATATCATGTGTCCCCTTTGCTCCATGCTATGATGGCCAATGCTTACCTCTTCTTACCACCTGTTGTCAATCCCATTGTCTACAGCATTAAGACCAAGGAAATCCGTCGTGGCATTTCCTGGATATTATCAGAGAAGAAAGCCAGAGTTTAG